The Streptomyces sp. NBC_00440 genome contains a region encoding:
- a CDS encoding DeoR/GlpR family DNA-binding transcription regulator, with product MTTTGAQARRQIITEHVLANGTASGSELAELTGVSLMTVHRDLDELARRGVLRRFRGGVSALPSTVFESNLDYRLGVNTAEKDAIAKTAAELVEPGMSVMLDDSTTALALAALLVELAPLTVVTNARRVIDLFAGRDGIRLISLGGEYSHPHDSFLGVACLEAVEALSVDMVLVSTSAMDARMTYHQEQDVVLVKRAMLASGTRKVLLMDRTKLARTALHRLGPVEDFDHLVVDDRVDAALLAALQERTDVRVAATG from the coding sequence ATGACGACAACCGGCGCCCAGGCCCGCAGGCAGATCATCACGGAGCACGTCCTGGCGAACGGGACCGCGAGCGGCTCCGAGCTCGCGGAGCTCACCGGCGTGAGTCTGATGACCGTGCACCGGGACCTGGACGAACTGGCCAGGCGCGGGGTGCTGCGCCGTTTCAGGGGCGGGGTGTCCGCGCTGCCGTCGACCGTTTTCGAGTCCAATCTCGACTACCGGCTCGGGGTGAACACCGCCGAGAAGGACGCCATCGCGAAGACCGCGGCCGAGCTGGTCGAACCGGGGATGTCGGTGATGCTGGACGACTCCACCACCGCGCTCGCACTGGCCGCGCTGCTGGTGGAGCTGGCTCCGCTGACGGTGGTGACCAACGCCCGGCGGGTCATCGACCTGTTCGCGGGCCGGGACGGGATACGCCTGATCTCACTGGGCGGGGAATACTCGCACCCGCATGACTCCTTCCTGGGCGTCGCGTGCCTGGAGGCCGTCGAAGCGCTCTCGGTGGACATGGTGCTGGTCTCCACCTCGGCGATGGACGCCCGGATGACGTACCACCAGGAGCAGGACGTGGTGCTGGTCAAGCGGGCGATGCTGGCTTCGGGCACCCGGAAGGTCCTGCTGATGGACCGTACGAAGCTGGCCAGGACCGCGCTCCACCGGCTGGGCCCGGTGGAGGACTTCGACCACCTGGTGGTGGACGACCGGGTGGACGCCGCGCTGTTGGCCGCGCTGCAGGAGCGGACGGATGTCAGAGTCGCAGCCACGGGCTGA
- a CDS encoding histidine phosphatase family protein, whose protein sequence is MEARLLLVRHGETQWHTENRYAGVSDVPLTAKGLEQAQELADWARLRGVDAVASSPVSRALLTAGPAARALGAEPEVVDALREVDFGWGEGRTIAEMTAEDPEAVRRFHEDAESGAFPGSEAPSAAAARASDALRGLARRHRGATVLVVAHNTLLRMALCSMLGIAVGRYRLVFPRLDNAAVTEIEVSGDRTALRSLNVPTRPAPAGGARNLAV, encoded by the coding sequence ATGGAGGCCCGGCTGCTGCTCGTCCGGCACGGCGAGACGCAATGGCATACGGAGAACCGGTACGCGGGGGTCTCCGACGTACCGCTGACCGCGAAGGGCCTGGAGCAGGCACAGGAGCTCGCGGACTGGGCCCGGCTGCGCGGCGTCGACGCGGTGGCCAGCTCACCGGTCAGCCGGGCACTGCTCACCGCCGGCCCGGCCGCGCGGGCGCTCGGCGCCGAGCCCGAGGTCGTCGATGCGCTGCGTGAGGTGGACTTCGGCTGGGGCGAGGGCCGCACCATCGCGGAGATGACCGCCGAGGACCCCGAGGCGGTGCGGCGGTTCCACGAGGACGCGGAGTCCGGCGCCTTTCCCGGTTCCGAGGCGCCGTCGGCCGCGGCGGCCCGCGCATCGGATGCGCTGCGCGGCCTGGCCCGTCGCCATCGGGGAGCCACGGTCCTGGTGGTCGCGCACAACACGCTGCTCCGGATGGCGCTGTGCTCGATGCTGGGCATTGCAGTGGGCCGCTACCGGCTGGTGTTCCCCCGGCTCGACAACGCGGCGGTGACGGAGATCGAGGTGAGCGGTGACCGCACCGCCCTGCGCTCGCTGAACGTCCCCACCCGGCCGGCCCCTGCGGGCGGTGCGCGAAACTTGGCCGTATGA
- a CDS encoding MFS transporter encodes MRSTAASTAAPAGTVWDRAGIPRPLLFGFIGVLIFMIGDGVESGFIAPFIKANGAGSEVRASYVITAYGVTVMLASWLSGALSELWGPRRVMQIGLTVWIVFDVLFLSLGAAQGNYPLMLVFYGLRGFGYPLFAFSFLVWVTATAPVARLGAAVGWFYFAFTGGLPTLGSLTASVTNPLFGKFGTLWIALGVIAVGGAFCLFGVRERTGFSRLAPPGVRPVQSLTRSLSIAWTHPKVTVGCVVRIINTAPQFGLWVILPAFFTDEMGFTDGDWLRLLSIMFATNIFFNLLFGVVSDRIGWRTTIGWFGAVGCALSVLALYFVPKLLTGNYWVAVGVGMVYGATLAGFVPISALMPSLAPGNKGGAMALLNLGAGGAAFVGPAIVSLFLGPLGRDGVVLIFAGLYVVAALLTLFLKLPKASEEAIQQGKSLHDAAGDEPLTAPAT; translated from the coding sequence ATGCGCAGCACCGCCGCGAGCACCGCCGCACCTGCGGGAACGGTCTGGGACCGCGCCGGTATCCCCCGGCCGCTCCTGTTCGGCTTCATCGGGGTGCTGATCTTCATGATCGGCGACGGGGTCGAGTCCGGGTTCATCGCTCCGTTCATCAAGGCCAACGGCGCCGGCAGCGAAGTCCGTGCGAGCTATGTGATCACGGCGTACGGCGTGACCGTCATGCTCGCCTCCTGGCTTTCGGGCGCGCTGTCCGAGCTGTGGGGACCGCGGCGGGTGATGCAGATCGGGCTGACCGTCTGGATCGTCTTCGATGTCCTGTTCCTCTCGCTGGGCGCCGCGCAGGGCAACTACCCGCTGATGCTGGTCTTCTACGGACTGCGTGGCTTCGGCTATCCGCTCTTCGCGTTCTCGTTCCTGGTGTGGGTGACAGCGACCGCGCCGGTGGCCAGGCTGGGTGCGGCCGTCGGCTGGTTCTACTTCGCCTTCACGGGCGGGCTGCCGACGCTCGGCTCGCTCACCGCGTCCGTCACCAACCCGCTGTTCGGGAAGTTCGGCACGCTGTGGATCGCACTCGGCGTGATCGCCGTGGGTGGGGCCTTCTGCCTCTTCGGGGTACGCGAACGCACCGGGTTCTCGCGGCTGGCGCCGCCCGGCGTCCGGCCGGTCCAGTCGCTGACGCGCAGCCTCTCCATCGCGTGGACCCATCCGAAGGTCACCGTCGGCTGCGTCGTCCGCATCATCAACACGGCGCCGCAGTTCGGTCTCTGGGTGATCCTGCCCGCGTTCTTCACCGACGAGATGGGCTTCACGGACGGCGACTGGCTGCGACTGCTGTCGATCATGTTCGCCACCAACATCTTCTTCAATCTGCTCTTCGGAGTGGTCAGTGACCGCATCGGCTGGCGCACCACCATCGGCTGGTTCGGTGCGGTGGGCTGTGCGCTGAGCGTCCTCGCGCTGTACTTCGTGCCGAAGCTGCTGACCGGGAACTACTGGGTCGCGGTCGGTGTCGGCATGGTCTACGGCGCCACGCTCGCCGGGTTCGTGCCCATCTCCGCGCTGATGCCGTCGCTGGCACCCGGGAACAAGGGCGGCGCGATGGCCCTGCTCAACCTGGGCGCGGGCGGCGCCGCCTTCGTGGGGCCCGCGATCGTGTCGCTCTTCCTCGGCCCGCTGGGCCGCGATGGAGTGGTGCTGATCTTCGCCGGTCTGTATGTCGTCGCTGCTCTCCTGACGCTCTTCCTCAAACTGCCGAAGGCGTCCGAGGAGGCCATCCAGCAGGGCAAGTCCCTGCACGATGCCGCCGGCGACGAACCGCTCACCGCCCCGGCCACCTGA